The Procambarus clarkii isolate CNS0578487 chromosome 7, FALCON_Pclarkii_2.0, whole genome shotgun sequence genome window below encodes:
- the LOC138357989 gene encoding trichohyalin-like, translating to MEDDKVAKFIDTRDEQVLEDCTKAQLQLIADYFGIKLRSSKVGEKRLEIVAQLRARDEALREERHRHLPVQGENLSIGESSRGSSGSRRIVRLEIMKLQLEAQLKREEQEAQLKCEEREAQLRREERVHEAQLKHEEREAQLKREEAQLKREERQAQLRREEREQEAQLKRKERELETKLKQQEIEANKEVELKRAELGLAPPAPPKQEDRRVRERDLPVFVPNEAEGFFDHFERVATLKKWPRAEWAELVQGRLTGEACEAYNMLDLKECTNYDAVKRAPECYRKIFRECTRSPGKSYAEMARDMERKILNWLESEGVKSAEDVKRLMVMEKFMSVLSPEIRIRVKEADIKDLRAAADMLEEALQPRREGPHRPPVYSGYGSSFWKTDRWRTGTSSPSPTSRVETEGDRKVLWNRPRSP from the coding sequence atGGAGGACGATAAGGTGGCAAAGTTTATTGATACCagggatgagcaggtgctggaggattgcACCAAGGCGCAGTTGCAGTTGATAGCTGACTACTTTGGGATAAAGTTGAGATCCTCCAAAGTGGGAGAGAAGAGGCTTGAGAttgtggcacagctcagggcccgAGATGAGGCCTTGAGGGAGGAACGgcacagacacctgccagtgcaGGGGGAGAACTTGAGCATTGGTGAAAGcagtaggggatccagcggcagcaggcgcatCGTCaggctggagataatgaagctacaactggaggcacagctgaagcgtgaagaacaagaagcacagctgaagtgtgaagaacgagaggcacagctgagacGGGAAGAGCGTGTGcacgaagcacagctgaagcatgaagaacgagaagcacaactgaagcgtgaagaagcacagctgaagcgtgaagaacgacaGGCACAGCTGAGACGGGAAGAGCGTGagcaagaagcacagctgaaacggAAGGAGCGCGAGCTGGAAACTAAGCTGAAGCAGCAAGAAATTGAAGCTAACAAAGAGGTTGAGCTGAAGCGGGCTGAACTAGGGCTAGCCCCACCTGCACCCCCAAAACAAGAAGACCGCCGGGTGCGAGAGCGAGATTTACCGGTCTTCGTGCCTAATGAAGCTGAGGGTTTCTTTGACCACTTCGAGAGAGtagctaccttgaagaagtggccaagggcagagtgggcggagttggttcaaggtaggctcacaggtgaagcttgcGAGGCTTATAACATGCTTGACCTCAAGGAATGCACCAATTATGATGCTGTGAAGAGAGCACCAGAATGTTATAGGAAAATATTCCGAGAATGTACCCGTtcaccaggaaaatcttatgcagagatggcgagggacatggagagaaaaatCCTGAACTGGTTGGAATCTGAAGGGGTTAAGTCAGCTGAGGACGTCAAAaggctgatggtcatggagaaattTATGTCCgtactctctcctgagatcaggattagagtcaaggaggcggacataaaggacctgagggctgcTGCTGACATGCTGGAGGAAGCCTTGCAACCACGCAGAGAGGGACCGCACCGACCACCAGTATACTCCGGATATGGGAGCAGTTTCTGGAAGACGGAcagatggaggacaggaacgagttctccaagtcccacctctcgagtggagacgGAAGGGGATCGAAAAGTTCTGTGGAACCGGCCAAGAAGCCCCTAG